The Panthera leo isolate Ple1 chromosome C2, P.leo_Ple1_pat1.1, whole genome shotgun sequence genome window below encodes:
- the CHST2 gene encoding carbohydrate sulfotransferase 2, giving the protein MGRRIGAHRLTLLPLAGLSRSRCHGRASFGRRGPAAAAAAPASEPRPQSPRPKSARCVPLSGCRAASAASPAPAVPVMSRSPLRALPPGALPRLLPAAPAAAPRALLPPWPRRPGRRWPASPLGMKVFRRKALVLCAGYALLLVLTMLNLLDYKWHKEPLQQCSPDGQLGAAAGAAGGGWGRPGPPPAVPPRVHTRLDPRTPYRPPAAAAAAAAAAVVGAAPAAAAGVAGAVATPRNGTRGTGGSGEKRQLVYVFTTWRSGSSFFGELFNQNPEVFFLYEPVWHVWQKLYPGDAVSLQGAARDMLSALYRCDLSVFQLYSPAGSGGRNLTTLGIFGAATNKVVCSSPLCPAYRKEVVGLVDDRVCKKCPPQRLARFEEECRKYRTLVIKGVRVFDVAVLAPLLRDPALDLKVIHLVRDPRAVASSRIRSRHGLIRESLQVVRSRDPRAHRMPFLEAAGHKLGVKKEGVGGPADYHALGAMEVICNSMAKTLQTALQPPDWLQGHYLVVRYEDLVGDPVKTLRRVYDFVGLLVSPEMEQFALNMTSGSGSSSKPFVVSARNATQAANAWRTALTFQQIKQVEEFCYQPMAVLGYERVNSPEEVKDLSKTLLRKPRL; this is encoded by the coding sequence ATGGGGAGGAGGATTGGGGCGCATCGGCTTACTCTGCTTCCCCTCGCAGGTCTTTCTCGGAGCCGCTGCCATGGGAGAGCCAGCTTTGGGCGTCGGGGACCAGCCGCCGCTGCTGCCGCGCCTGCCTCGGAGCCGCGGCCCCAGTCCCCGCGCCCGAAGTCGGCCCGCTGCGTCCCCCTCTCGGGCTGCAGGGCCGCCTCCGCCGCGTCGCCGGCCCCGGCTGTGCCTGTGATGAGCCGCAGCCCGCTGCGAGCCCTGCCCCCGGGCGCGCTCCCCCGGTTGCTCCCGGCCGCGCCTGCCGCCGCGCCGCGCGCCCTGCTCCCGCCGTGGCCCCGGCGCCCGGGCCGTCGTTGGCCCGCGTCCCCGCTCGGAATGAAGGTGTTCCGCAGGAAGGCGCTGGTGCTGTGCGCGGGCTACGCGCTGCTGCTGGTGCTCACCATGCTCAACCTCCTGGACTACAAGTGGCACAAGGAGCCGCTGCAGCAGTGCAGCCCCGACGGGCAGCTGGGTGCCGCGGCGGGGGCGGCTGGCGGCGGCTGGGGGCGCCCGGGGCCGCCGCCAGCAGTGCCGCCCCGCGTACACACCCGCCTGGACCCCCGCACGCCGTACcgccctcccgccgccgccgccgccgcagccgccgccgccgtcgtTGGGGCGGCCCCCGCCGCCGCAGCAGGGGTGGCGGGGGCCGTAGCCACTCCCCGCAATGGCACTCGGGGCACCGGGGGTAGCGGAGAGAAGCGGCAGTTGGTGTATGTGTTCACCACGTGGCGCTCGGGCTCATCTTTCTTCGGTGAGCTCTTCAACCAGAACCCCGAGGTGTTCTTTCTGTACGAGCCAGTGTGGCACGTGTGGCAAAAACTGTACCCAGGGGACGCTGTTTCCCTGCAAGGGGCTGCGCGGGACATGCTGAGCGCTCTGTATCGCTGCGACCTCTCCGTCTTCCAGCTGTACAGCCCCGCGGGCAGCGGGGGGCGCAACCTCACCACGCTGGGCATTTTTGGTGCGGCCACCAACAAAGTGGTGTGCTCCTCGCCACTCTGCCCCGCCTACCGCAAGGAGGTCGTGGGGCTGGTGGACGATCGTGTGTGCAAGAAGTGCCCACCGCAGCGCCTGGCGCGCTTTGAGGAGGAGTGCCGCAAGTATCGCACGCTGGTCATCAAGGGCGTGCGTGTCTTCGACGTGGCCGTGTTGGCGCCGCTGCTGCGCGACCCCGCCCTGGACCTCAAGGTCATCCACCTAGTGCGCGATCCTCGTGCTGTGGCCAGCTCACGCATCCGCTCGCGCCACGGTCTCATCCGCGAGAGCCTGCAGGTAGTGCGCAGCCGGGACCCGAGAGCCCACCGCATGCCCTTCCTGGAGGCCGCTGGCCACAAGCTCGGTGTCAAGAAGGAGGGTGTGGGCGGCCCGGCAGACTACCACGCGCTTGGCGCTATGGAGgtcatttgcaacagcatggccAAGACACTGCAGACGGCCCTGCAGCCCCCGGACTGGCTGCAAGGCCACTACCTGGTGGTGCGGTACGAGGACCTGGTGGGAGACCCCGTCAAGACCCTACGGAGGGTGTACGACTTTGTGGGGCTGCTAGTGAGCCCCGAAATGGAACAGTTTGCCCTCAACATGACCAGTGGCTCAGGCTCCTCCTCTAAGCCTTTTGTGGTGTCCGCTCGCAACGCCACGCAGGCCGCCAACGCCTGGCGGACGGCCCTCACCTTCCAGCAGATCAAACAGGTGGAGGAGTTTTGCTACCAGCCCATGGCCGTGCTGGGCTATGAGCGGGTCAATAGCCCCGAAGAGGTCAAAGACCTCAGTAAGACCCTGCTCCGGAAGCCCCGGCTCTGA